A genome region from Vulpes lagopus strain Blue_001 chromosome 7, ASM1834538v1, whole genome shotgun sequence includes the following:
- the TREX1 gene encoding three-prime repair exonuclease 1 isoform X2 translates to MQEPARLHPESLLPDCYLAQRQAPTMGSQAPAQGPVQTLIFLDLEATGLPSSQPKVTELCLLAVHRCALESSPTPQGQRPTVPPPPRVVDKLSLCVAPGKACSPEASKITGLSTAVLAAHGRQRFDADLANLLQAFLRRQPQPWCLVAHNGDRYDFPLLQAELAVLGLASILDGAFCVDSIAALKALEQAASPSEHGPRKSYSLGSIYTRLYGQAPPDSHMAEGDVLALLSICQWRPQALLQWVDANARPFSTVKPMYGVTASAGTNPTPSATTATIPLARARDTSANIGRGRKPKTLPPVEGPEASPREGLLAPLGLLAFLTLAIATLYGLSLATPGQ, encoded by the exons ATG CAAGAACCAGCCAGACTGCACCCTGAATCACTGCTGCCTGACTGCTACTTG GCTCAGCGGCAGGCACCGACCATGGGCTCGCAGGCCCCAGCCCAGGGTCCCGTGCAGACCCTCATCTTCTTGGACCTGGAGGCCACTGGCCTGCCTTCCTCTCAGCCCAAGGTCACGGAGCTGTGCTTGCTGGCTGTCCACAGATGTGCCCTGGAgagctcccccacccctcagggGCAACGTCCCACAGTGCCCCCACCACCTCGGGTGGTAGACAAGCTCTCTCTGTGCGTGGCTCCAGGGAAGGCCTGCAGCCCAGAAGCCAGTAAGATCACAGGCCTGAGCACAGCTGTACTGGCAGCACATGGGCGTCAACGCTTCGATGCCGACCTGGCCAACCTGCTCCAAGCCTTCCTACGGCGCCAGCCACAGCCCTGGTGCCTTGTGGCACACAACGGTGACCGATACGACTTCCCCTTGCTCCAGGCAGAGCTGGCTGTCCTAGGCCTTGCCAGCATTCTGGATGGTGCCTTCTGTGTGGATAGCATTGCTGCCTTGAAGGCCCTGGAGCAAGCTGCCAGCCCCTCGGAGCATGGCCCAAGGAAAAGCTACAGCCTTGGTAGCATCTACACACGCTTGTATGGGCAGGCCCCACCAGACTCCCACATGGCTGAGGGTGACGTCCTAGCCCTGCTCAGCATCTGTCAGTGGAGGCCACAGGCCCTGCTACAGTGGGTTGATGCTAATGCCAGGCCTTTCAGCACTGTCAAGCCCATGTATGGGGTCACAGCCTCTGCTGGAACCAACCCAACACCATCTGCCACCACAGCCACTATACCCCTGGCTAGAGCCAGGGACACTAGTGCTAACATTGGCAGGGGCAGGAAGCCCAAGACCCTTCCTCCCGTGGAGGGCCCTGAAGCCTCACCCAGGGAGGGATTGCTGGCCCCACTGGGCCTGCTGGCCTTCCTCACCTTGGCAATAGCCACACTGTATGGGCTCTCCCTGGCCACACCTGGGCAATAG
- the TREX1 gene encoding three-prime repair exonuclease 1 isoform X1: MLGRDRPGLLTAGRASLRTAYRRLTLCFTSRHCCQQEPARLHPESLLPDCYLAQRQAPTMGSQAPAQGPVQTLIFLDLEATGLPSSQPKVTELCLLAVHRCALESSPTPQGQRPTVPPPPRVVDKLSLCVAPGKACSPEASKITGLSTAVLAAHGRQRFDADLANLLQAFLRRQPQPWCLVAHNGDRYDFPLLQAELAVLGLASILDGAFCVDSIAALKALEQAASPSEHGPRKSYSLGSIYTRLYGQAPPDSHMAEGDVLALLSICQWRPQALLQWVDANARPFSTVKPMYGVTASAGTNPTPSATTATIPLARARDTSANIGRGRKPKTLPPVEGPEASPREGLLAPLGLLAFLTLAIATLYGLSLATPGQ; this comes from the exons ATGCTGGGGAGGGACAGACCTGGCCTGCTGACAGCAGGGCGGGCCTCACTTAGGACAGCCTATAGGCGGCTCACACTCTGTTTCACTTCCCGCCACTGCTGCCAGCAAGAACCAGCCAGACTGCACCCTGAATCACTGCTGCCTGACTGCTACTTG GCTCAGCGGCAGGCACCGACCATGGGCTCGCAGGCCCCAGCCCAGGGTCCCGTGCAGACCCTCATCTTCTTGGACCTGGAGGCCACTGGCCTGCCTTCCTCTCAGCCCAAGGTCACGGAGCTGTGCTTGCTGGCTGTCCACAGATGTGCCCTGGAgagctcccccacccctcagggGCAACGTCCCACAGTGCCCCCACCACCTCGGGTGGTAGACAAGCTCTCTCTGTGCGTGGCTCCAGGGAAGGCCTGCAGCCCAGAAGCCAGTAAGATCACAGGCCTGAGCACAGCTGTACTGGCAGCACATGGGCGTCAACGCTTCGATGCCGACCTGGCCAACCTGCTCCAAGCCTTCCTACGGCGCCAGCCACAGCCCTGGTGCCTTGTGGCACACAACGGTGACCGATACGACTTCCCCTTGCTCCAGGCAGAGCTGGCTGTCCTAGGCCTTGCCAGCATTCTGGATGGTGCCTTCTGTGTGGATAGCATTGCTGCCTTGAAGGCCCTGGAGCAAGCTGCCAGCCCCTCGGAGCATGGCCCAAGGAAAAGCTACAGCCTTGGTAGCATCTACACACGCTTGTATGGGCAGGCCCCACCAGACTCCCACATGGCTGAGGGTGACGTCCTAGCCCTGCTCAGCATCTGTCAGTGGAGGCCACAGGCCCTGCTACAGTGGGTTGATGCTAATGCCAGGCCTTTCAGCACTGTCAAGCCCATGTATGGGGTCACAGCCTCTGCTGGAACCAACCCAACACCATCTGCCACCACAGCCACTATACCCCTGGCTAGAGCCAGGGACACTAGTGCTAACATTGGCAGGGGCAGGAAGCCCAAGACCCTTCCTCCCGTGGAGGGCCCTGAAGCCTCACCCAGGGAGGGATTGCTGGCCCCACTGGGCCTGCTGGCCTTCCTCACCTTGGCAATAGCCACACTGTATGGGCTCTCCCTGGCCACACCTGGGCAATAG